CTATCTTAGGGGATGTGCGCATGACGGAGAAGGTGACTGGGCCGTGTATTGATCCGTATACATCATACCCACTTGATTGTTGGGCTCAGTACATATCTGGCGACCCAAATTGTGTGGCACAACATTCGGCCCATCGGACTAGCCCAAAGGTTGGTTTTCTTAAGCACTCTACTAAGCCCAACAGACTAGCCAACTTAGACGTTCAGACAAGTCCATCTATTTTTTTCACAGTAAGGAACATATTGACATGCTGAGTTTCTTCCTTATTACTCTCGGTAGATCCTTCATGCCTACTGCTCCATCAATTCATGATGTATTTTCAGAAAACTGATATACACATCAGTAGACACGATATCGACCAATTTGTGTCGTACACGTAAGGTACATATGAtgagtctctttttttttcctttagtTTCTCTTGAAGTTTAATTATGTCATTGCTATTAAAACCAGCATCTATCCCTGTCCCTTTCAATACAAATAATATAGTGATGCAAATTGTTTACGCTATATAATTTGACTAATTAATTTAAATATGATAGTAAGCATGAGAACTGAGTGTACCTCAGTTCATTAGGTTTCTTATGGTAAAATCTATTGATCCAACTTTAAGCCCTAGACTCAACACGGTGCTTATTTTTTTACTCACTACTAAATAATGCAAGTATTTACATCTTTTCGCATTTTGCAAGAAAATGATGTAACACAATTTGCTGCACAAAGACATGTGGTAAACTCACGAAGTCGATGGCCGTCTCTCGAGTTGCACGCACGCGTCAACAGTCAAATCAAAGAAAAGTTCCACGGCACTTCTGAtattttagataatggaaaaaATTATTTAGTTTCATCTTCCTCGTCGAGGAGGGATCAGAACAACACTATTACACGCAGTAGCAACCACACCACACTCTCTATAAAGCATTTAAAGTATAAAGTATACCTGCTGATAGCTAATCCGTAAACTAAAAGGTTATTCATGAGATGCAAAGAAATAAAGAGCCGAAATCTCCAGCAAGCGACATGCCTGAATCATCCTCTCTTTTTGAGCCTCACCGCGCTGCAATTGCGTCCAGTGGCATAGCCAATACTGGTTGAAGAGAATATTTTCCATTGTGGTTTGTCCCAACTTTATTCAAATCATGAGTCATTTGATCCATGTTGGTTGGTCAAAAGCGAAACATTTTGCATCTAGGCAGCACAGCCACACAGCGGCCCATCGCCATCCGCTCCGCAGTGGATCCAGCAAAAAGTTCTCCACAAGAAGCCCCGTGGTCCGTGGAACCTCCCCCCTACGTTAGTACGCTTTACAAGAAATCATTTAATCTATGACGAAACAAATTTGTCATAGATTGCTGAAAAAATATCACAAAACATCATCTATGACGATTTCGTGACGATTTCGGataacgtcatgtattgagTGTCACAGATTAAATCGAAATTCACTCGGCCCAACCTAAGCCCaatatctatgacgaaaataaacGTTACAGATATTGTCACGAATAATGCCACGTGTTCAACTATCAATGACATGGACGTTGACGTGGCATCCTACGTGGCGGCTGACGTGGCATCCTACGTGGCGGCTGACGTGGCCAATGACATGGCGTCTGATGTGGCATCCTACATGACGGCTGACGTGGCATCCTACGTGGCGGCTGACGTGGCATCCTACGTGGCCAATGACGTGGCAGCCAACATGGCTGATGATGTGGCATTTTCTAAAATACCTGGCCCACTTGTTGTTGGATTCATTTTGATACTAGGCCACTAAGATGGGCCGTTCTCAGCCCATTACAATTCCAATCAGATTGAAACAGCCAAGCCCATAAAAAATTTAGCCCATTTATCAAATAAACAATTCAGCCCACGAGATAAAAAATTTATCATCCAAATTACCATCATCAGAACAATAGTTCAAATCAGAATCATAATGCTATAGAGCACAGTACAAAAATTGTGCTGACAACAAAAATTCCCAATGGTTAGACTAGCAGTGCACAACACAGCAAAAGATGGACAGCAACTACACAAGTTTGGTTCTAACAAAAAGTAGCATAGCAAGTCAGTAAGCTTTGTCAATTTGTACCCAGCAAAAGCTCAAGTTTAGCCTCCAAGTTTGCATACTTCttgttcatctcttctttgTCCCTTATCCTTGCCTATTCAACTTCCTCCAGCTGCTTTGATTGGTTCCTGATAATTGATCGAAGACCAGCATTTGCCATCTTCTCTGCTTCCAGTTGTGCTGTAGCATCACGTCCACTGATCCTTGGTCGTTGTTCAGCCTGTAGCCCCACTTTCTGAAGGAACTGATTGTTCTTGCTGTTGCGCTCAAGCACATCAGCTACAACCTCAGCCTTTGACTTGGGTTCTTCACCTTCTGGTGGTTCTGCTGCCAGCTAGTTTTCCATTTCAGTCTAGCAAGGAAGCAAGCAGAAAATATGGTTcaagatcatgggtgacttACAATATCCTTTAAGGTTGAAATAATCAATTCAGAATGTAACCATCAGAGGTGACTTACAATAGCCAATTGTACAGCAGGTGTGAATCCTTTTTTTCTTACTGTAGTGGCAGACTTTGAACAAATCAAATGCATCAGGCACATTATCCTCAAACTCatgtccctggaaaaaaaatttatatggaGCCGGATCACTTAATTTGTCATAGCGCTTATTGTAGCAACAAATGACAGAACAACATGCTCACTTATCAAAACAGGCATGTAAACAACATGTTCACTTTGTATTCAGGGCATAGGCAACTAGTTAATCAGTAATGAAAGTAAAGTTAAAATTATACAGCATGGGTTCACTACAGTCATGCACTTGAGACATTTGAACAGCTAAATATTTGGTAAATCAGGACAGAACATGTTCAATTCAACAAAATAGAAATGCTGATACTACCAGGCAATAGAAATTCTAGTTATGTACCACATTGTATGACAAGTGAATTATGTAAAGTTGCATAGAAGACAAAACCAGCCTACTCACTAGTCAGAACAGACATCTAAACATGTTCACTAGGGAATAGGAAACTGATCAATCATGCATGGAAGTAAGTCAAAAATATGCAAAATGGTAGCACTACAGTCATGCATGTGAGGCATATCTACAGTAGCTAAAAAATTTGCTAAACAGGACAGAACTTGTTCAATTCAACAAAATAGATATGCAGTCACTACCAGCAAATGGAAATACTAGTATGTACCACATTGTATGTGAAGTGAATCATGCAAAGTTGTACCTTATGTAGAAGACAAAAGAGAAGAGGCTAACACATGAACTGCACATTGACACTTACCaagttttctacaaaaaccgggTAGCTACGAGAGCCAGTTGTTTGATGGAACTTGATGTTGCCTCGATTGTCTTTATTCTTTTGACATGCCTCCTACATCATATAAAGAATACATATTAGACAAGTGCCAAAGTATCATGTACAAGGTGGAGGTTGGTATTTTAGGGATGGAATACCATTTTGTTGGGACTCTTCCATGATTCTACAAGGTCCATCCACTATTCATTACTTGTTGATTTGATAGGAGAAGTTTTCGAAACCAAATGCAATGGAAAAGGATCAAAATGGTCTTTCTTCAGCCTATGTCGTTGTTGGCGAACTGCAGACTTCATCATTTCAATGCAACCATTTCTAACTATAGCATCATTTGTGTCAATATCGAACTTTGCCTAGTCAGATGGAAGAACATGTATAAGAAATATGATAGCTGAGAAAATGTATAGCTTTCAAGACATTTATGACCAGATTCTATTGGAAAAAAACATAAGGAGGGAATCACAGCTGTACTATTagacatggcagaaaatttacTATACAGAATCTCTTTATGCTTAGAGTATTGCAGATTTTTATTTAACAGACAATAGGGTGCATGATTTAAAACAGTGAAAACTCAGATTTATAAATAGATGATGCTCGTAGATTTATAAACAGAGGAAAGGACTTGGAGAATGTACTCACACATAGTATTCCCAGAAAAAGATCAATCAGAGCCGGGTGTTTCTTGTATTCCTTCCAGTGCTTGAGCACAGGCACATGGTTCCTAACAGCGATGTTGCATTCAGTTGCATACTTTGAAGCAATATCAGGCACCATAGGCCTGATATACCCTTCAGGTATGATAATTGGTAGCTTGCCACGACGAGACCGGTTCATCCTTTGCAGACCATGCCCCATATTAACTCCTCGGTTCCATCGATCCTCTCCTAGTTGTAAGTGATTAATAATATTGCAAGTAACATTcagcaattaaactagtaatgTAATATCCAATATGGCAAATAAACGAACAAACAATTATCTTCATTAGTCATCAGGGTGTTGCAAGCTGGTTGGGCATTTGCATCCGCTACCATGGTGTTCTCATGAAGCTCATCATTACAATTTAAAAATAGCAGATAGTAAGAACACATTCATCATGCAAACAAAGCTATTTTATTGACAAAAAGAAAGCATCACCTTCGGTGCCCAGATTGTTGTGACCATCAGCTTGTGGTACGACATTAGTTGCCTCATCTAAAAAAAAGCAGGAAGTAAGAGTGCATTCATCAGCTAATCAAAGGTAATATAATGAGAAACATGATAGTAGAACTAGCCTGTTCTAGCTGGTCGATCAACTTGTTGGCTCATATCAGGGTGTGATGGAGGTGGGACATGGTTGCCACTTGGTGGAAGACTTGCATCAGGCCTAGAATTAATTCTCTTTGATCTTCGAGCTTCATTAGGGAGGTTCTCGGCATACACCCTCTTACGAGCGCGAAACCTCACTCCAATAGGTGGTGCATCTGAGGTTTGGTTGTTAGTTTTTCTGTCGATGTTCCTCTTAGAGCCCTGCTACAAAGGGAAGCAAACATTATTGGATAGAGTTTGCAGATAATTATATTTACCAAACAGAAATCAAGATAAGCCCTGATACGATGGAAAAGTTATCACCTTAGAAATGTCATCATCAACCAAATCTTGCTCCGCACTATCTTCTTGTGAAGGCTCATAGTCGGATTCAGAGTCTTCTCTGCTTCTCTGATGTTTCTTGCTCTTGTCTTTATAAGTTGCAGATGCTCTTGCAAAACAAGCAGTATAACCCGGAATTCCAAGTTGCTACAACCTTGCACTGTTCTGCATACATTGTCTTAGGCGCTCCTCTTCATACGGATGAAGCGGCGGTCCTATGGTGATATAAAACATGATCAGATTAAGAACCTATTAGGAAGGTGTAGTACGAAGAGATTAAAAATGTTAGGACACATGCTTGAATTGACAATTTAACCAATACTACAACATTGAGGATAAATAAATCTGGATACGAGCTTGAATGATCAATTTAATCACTACAACAGATGCGTGAATGTCCAATTTAACCAGTACTACAGCATTGAAGATTAATAAATAAATGTGGATAGATTTTAAAGATTACCCAAATTAGCAAGGGCCGAAGCTTGAATGGACAAAACCACTACTATATCATGGTGCATGAATAGCTAAGCCCTGAAAAGAAACGCTCTATTGAGGATGGAGAAATAAAGAACGGCTAGATTTGGATACCCATAACTATCCTAAACCACGCCAATTCATTGTACCCCTAACTGCTAGACTTGAATATAAGGCACCCAAAATTCGGCCCTGAGTTCTcgtgtagctaaacaaaattcGTCCCTGAGTTCTCGTGTAGCTActtcaaagaaaagaaaattgtaGGGAAGGCACCCAAGCACAAGGCCACTCAATCAGAAGATGAAGATGTGAAATAGCACATACCTTGTGGATTCTTGGATCCACCCTTCATGGGCATGGCAGAGGAGAAGTTGTTGCCGGCAtggtccgcggcggcggaggaggaaccGAGCATAGCGGAGGAGGATCCGGGCTTGGCGGAGGAGAAGTCTTGGCCGACGTggtccacggcggcggtggaggagacgtggctggcgcacccggATGGCGGAGGAAGAGCCgtggccgccgctgcggcggaGGAGACCTGGCTGCTGCGAGACGTGGCTGCCGCGGCGTCGGAGGAGGAGCCGTGGCTGCCGCGCCTGGATGACGGAGGCAGGGTCGTAGCTGCCGCAACGGGATGGGGGACGAGGAGTGGAGGCTGTCGCGGTGGGTTGGCGGCGGAGgcttcgcggccgccgcggctggTGGCAGAGGCTTCGCGGCCGCCTCggctggcggcggaggaggacatGGGGGCGTGGCGGCTGCAGAGTAGGAGGAGATGCGGATGAGATTTGAGGCCAGCCGCCTAGGGTTTATGGGGTATTTGAGGCGGATGCGGATGAGGTTTGTGTATTTTTACCCAGCTACTCTTGTACAGTTGGCTGCTTCATACAGCAAGCTGAGGGTATTGTCGTAGTTTGGCTGTTAGTTTTTTTGGGCTGCCACGCGGAGGACTCAAAGGAGTGGGCGGGAGCAGAGAAAACTGAATTCAGCCCACGCGCCAATGAATCCCTTGGGAATTGAACTATATTTCatctaaataaaaaatatataagacACCATTTAAAGTAATTTGCAAACCAAAAACTATCACGAGTATTTCATTTTTTCCCATGTATAAATAAGGAGCCCAGTCATGAActtgtaatttaaaaaaaataaccaaATTTGATCTTTTGTATCATGTAAGTGGGCTTTTTTGTGTTTTTTATCTCAATTTGAACTATGGGTGCTTGCAACAATATTTGAAAAattgaataaaaaatatatttaacctGCTATGTCGCATTTTAAACCATGTTCAGGAGACAGGTGAAAAATTCTATTGCCTTCTATGGATAATTCAAACTTCTTGCTCCAAAGTACCACACATAACAATTATCTTAATAAGTAAATGTGataaaaaatggtaaaaattggttttgcagcataTTTTAGGTTCATCAGTTTGCCAAAAAAATTAAGTGATTTGGATAAAGAGGTAGTATACTTTGCTCATAAATGGATGCATCTCTCATATGGTTTCATACAACTCAActcaaactttgagatttgaGTAGCACATAACATTTTCGAACTTGTATGAACTTCATATTTGGATATGACCTCATGTTAAGCATAACATTTTACAATATGAAGTCACATTACCAATTCTTATGTACAAATATATGTTGTTATTGTACTCGAATATGGGAGAAATGCAgtcatataaatttgatttATAAATTCACAATGAACCCATCAGAAAATAATATTAAATGAAAGATCGTAATTTTACAAAAAGATAGAAAAAAGAATCGGCAAATTTGAAGTTAATATGACTGTGAAATACAAGTTTGAAGTTTATATTTcagattaaaaaaagaaaatctgAAGTATACAGCAACCTTGTCGCGCCATGTGTCCCTGTTCTTCGTGCGACCATCTAGGTGCTGCCACGTGCTAGTGGGTGGCACGTTAATTACGGTCTATATATAATGAAAAACATGTGTCACAAAAGCACACGTATGCTTGGATCCAAGTGGTTAAGACATTACATGTTTGAACCTGAGGTTGGCGGTTTGATTCCGGCTTCCCACTATTTTTTTGGTGGGCTTCGACTTCGATTTTTTTAAGTGGGCAAACAATGCAAAAAAATTGTGGCCCTGGAGAATCGAACTGCGGGCACCAGCAGACATAAGTTAGGTTACAACCATTGGGCTACACAGGcagaatctttttttttgcgttcaTTTTGTTTATAAGAATAGTACTCCACGGCACTTATAAGGATTCTCCCCCCCATTCCAATCGATTCCCTCTCCCCATTCTCAATCCGGTGAGCGGCGATGCGGCCGAGGCAACACCCACCAGCGACGGAGGGGGATGGCAGCGGCGCCGGGGCGggtggccaccggcggcggcgcgggtgggcAGCACGCCGCAGAGGGCGATGGCCGGCGGTGGCAGGAAGATCTACAGGCGCGACGCTACGGGCCGGTTATGCCGGCCCGTAGACCTGGCGAGGACAACGAGCCCCCCCTCCCAACTCgatccggcgagcggcggagcgtcacccctcctccctcgatGGTGTGCAGGAAGCGGTCGGAGCATGCCCGGCTGCAACCCAGAGACAAGGATGGCAAGTTTTGCAGCGCTTCCCCCTCCTTGGGCGGAAGGGTGAAGCGCTCCGCTCGGGCTAAAGCGCGCCGCGCTTCCCCCTCCTCCTTCGGCATGGGGAGGACGGGCGGTCGGAAGAGCGAGAGCGACGGCAACTCTGACACGGTCGCGATTCCAGTTATCGTCCTCGACGACTCGGACTCTGGCGATGACGGCGACTCGGCGTCCGGCGATGACCGCGACTCGGATTTGGTACGACTCAATTGACCTGACCATTTTGGATGAATTGAATTGAATTTTGTTCCAATTATCAAGCTCATGCAGTGGTTAGACTAAACCATATGAACAAACCTGACCATTGGGCTACCTGTGCACATTCACAAAACGAATTTTGGATGAATTGAATTGAATTTTGTTGCAATTATCAAGCTCATGGAGTGGTTAGAACAAACCAGATGAACAAACCTGACCATTGGGCTGCCTGGCTGCAACttatatatacttttctactACAATTTGACTTTTTAGAAAGAGAATGTGAATTTTTGTGCTTACACTGTGAGGAAGGAATTACATCTGGTGCAGATGGAAGCTCAGGCTGTGAGGAAGGAGTTCGAGGTGTTCAAAAAAGAGGCTAAACAGAAGTACAATTTAGCCATTCAACAATGTGATGAAGCACTGGCCCAGCGCGATGAAGCCAGGATGCAATGCGGTGTACTTGAATTTGATGTGGAATTCCTGCGTACTCGTCTTCGTATGGCAGGTTATAGAATTCAGGAACTGCAAGAGAAGCAAGGAAAAAAGTAGATGCTGTTGGTCGATGCACTTGTGCATCCTTTTAGTTTGTAAATATGTTTACCTATATGTGGTATGGTCATTTTGCCTTGCAATCGTGTTAGATGTGGTATTGTCCCTTTGCCTTGTAAATGGCAACCTGTGCATGCTAGTCATATAATGAAATGAACTAGCGTATTCTGAAAAAACCCTGAAATCTATCTATGTGGTATTGTCTCTTTGCCTTGTAAATGTGCAGTACTGAAGCCACATCTTTCCATGTTGGAGAATAACAATTACATACTGATGATCTTTTACCATGCCTATTTTTTTATTCATCAACTGATTATGTATGATTAAAAATTACAGGTGATTACCTCAAGCAGCAAGGAAGATATGGTGAGGCTAACCTCGCGCGATTTCAGGTCCAAGCAGAAGAAGAAGGTATCGACAACCCTTGGCAAATCCTCCTCAACGACCtctaagaagaagaaaaaggaggaggtggtgccaTCCGTgaactccttttttttcttttcttattgGCATTCAGAGACTTGTATCATTTTTATCT
This portion of the Panicum virgatum strain AP13 chromosome 2N, P.virgatum_v5, whole genome shotgun sequence genome encodes:
- the LOC120662627 gene encoding uncharacterized protein LOC120662627 — encoded protein: MSSSAASRGGREASATSRGGREASAANPPRQPPLLVPHPVAAATTLPPSSRRGSHGSSSDAAAATSRSSQVSSAAAAATALPPPSGCASHVSSTAAVDHVGQDFSSAKPGSSSAMLGSSSAAADHAGNNFSSAMPMKGGSKNPQGPPLHPYEEERLRQCMQNSARL
- the LOC120660502 gene encoding uncharacterized protein LOC120660502 isoform X2: MAAAPGRVATGGGAGGQHAAEGDGRRWQEDLQARRYGPVMPARRPGEDNEPPLPTRSGERRSVTPPPSMVCRKRSEHARLQPRDKDGKFCSASPSLGGRVKRSARAKARRASPSSFGMGRTGGRKSESDGNSDTVAIPVIVLDDSDSGDDGDSASGDDRDSDLELHLVQMEAQAVRKEFEVFKKEAKQKYNLAIQQCDEALAQRDEARMQCGVLEFDVEFLRTRLRMAGYRIQELQEKQGKK
- the LOC120660502 gene encoding uncharacterized protein LOC120660502 isoform X1, with protein sequence MAAAPGRVATGGGAGGQHAAEGDGRRWQEDLQARRYGPVMPARRPGEDNEPPLPTRSGERRSVTPPPSMVCRKRSEHARLQPRDKDGKFCSASPSLGGRVKRSARAKARRASPSSFGMGRTGGRKSESDGNSDTVAIPVIVLDDSDSGDDGDSASGDDRDSDLVITSSSKEDMVRLTSRDFRSKQKKKVSTTLGKSSSTTSKKKKKEEVTSQGEIRKIWKLQIKIDAKEVKISGLVDTLEKEKAAKLSLERQLAAAQKKASEKWQIPVY
- the LOC120660502 gene encoding uncharacterized protein LOC120660502 isoform X3 codes for the protein MAAAPGRVATGGGAGGQHAAEGDGRRWQEDLQARRYGPVMPARRPGEDNEPPLPTRSGERRSVTPPPSMVCRKRSEHARLQPRDKDGKFCSASPSLGGRVKRSARAKARRASPSSFGMGRTGGRKSESDGNSDTVAIPVIVLDDSDSGDDGDSASGDDRDSDLMEAQAVRKEFEVFKKEAKQKYNLAIQQCDEALAQRDEARMQCGVLEFDVEFLRTRLRMAGYRIQELQEKQGKK